Proteins encoded within one genomic window of Bermanella sp. WJH001:
- a CDS encoding YbaB/EbfC family nucleoid-associated protein yields MMKGGMGNLMKQAQKMQERMQKAQEELANAETTGESGAGLVKIVMTGRHDVKSVSLDDSLMEEDKEIIEDLVAAAVNDAVRKIEAASAEKMGSMTDGMGLPPGMKLPF; encoded by the coding sequence ATGATGAAAGGCGGCATGGGCAACTTGATGAAGCAAGCCCAAAAAATGCAAGAACGTATGCAAAAGGCACAAGAAGAGCTAGCCAATGCAGAAACCACAGGTGAGTCAGGTGCTGGCCTTGTGAAAATCGTAATGACAGGTCGTCATGACGTGAAAAGCGTGTCACTAGATGACAGCTTAATGGAAGAAGACAAAGAAATTATTGAAGACCTAGTGGCCGCAGCAGTAAACGATGCGGTACGCAAAATCGAAGCAGCAAGTGCTGAGAAAATGGGTTCCATGACCGATGGCATGGGTCTACCACCAGGCATGAAACTTCCTTTTTAA
- a CDS encoding YcgN family cysteine cluster protein, with the protein MAKKELPFWQTKTLQEMSKDEWESLCDGCAKCCLHKLEDEDTGEVHYTEIVCRYLDRETCNCTEYKRRQELVPNCVWLKPEDVTEFHWLPSSCSYRLISEGKPLPKWHHLRSGDKDLIHKRNQSMRRKGIPDDKIPEEDWEDHIIWME; encoded by the coding sequence ATGGCCAAAAAAGAATTACCCTTTTGGCAAACCAAAACCTTACAAGAAATGAGTAAGGATGAGTGGGAAAGCTTGTGCGATGGTTGTGCAAAGTGCTGCCTGCACAAGTTAGAAGATGAAGATACCGGTGAAGTGCATTACACCGAAATTGTATGTCGTTATCTTGACCGTGAAACTTGTAATTGCACTGAATATAAGCGCCGCCAAGAACTCGTACCAAACTGTGTTTGGTTAAAACCAGAAGATGTCACCGAGTTTCATTGGCTACCGTCAAGCTGTTCATATCGTCTGATCAGTGAAGGTAAACCGCTACCAAAGTGGCACCACTTACGCAGTGGTGATAAAGATTTAATTCATAAGCGTAACCAGTCCATGCGACGTAAAGGCATACCGGACGATAAAATTCCGGAAGAAGATTGGGAAGATCATATTATATGGATGGAGTAA
- the rnd gene encoding ribonuclease D — MIYLKDNQALADAAQYWMTVERIALDSEFMRVDTFYPKLALIQINDGRDTYLIDPLEITHWQPLCDVFTCSSVVKVLHSPSEDFDAFFHNLGVLPEPMFDTQLAASMASLGGIMGYQKLVKILLDVDLEKGETRSDWLQRPLSDNQLHYAADDVEYLLPMVDKLEARLTEQGRLDWLVADCEQVLQDWREAQASGYSYERVKKAWMLKGHQLNVLSQLVDWREARCKEVNIPRGHLINDALLMELAMRLPQAVKQLSSIKGIRQATVRKEGEQIIDLIQSCKETPQDQWPARMDRPLSQSAGEWFKKMRRQVDKIAEQLDVPPELLARKKPLEAMLREGYPRGPFQIPKTLQGWREEVVGQPVLNVLNQLSKQS, encoded by the coding sequence ATGATTTACCTTAAAGATAACCAAGCCTTAGCGGATGCAGCTCAATATTGGATGACAGTTGAGCGTATTGCACTTGATAGTGAATTCATGCGCGTGGATACCTTTTATCCTAAATTAGCATTGATTCAAATTAATGATGGTCGTGATACGTATTTAATCGACCCTCTTGAAATCACACACTGGCAACCCTTGTGTGATGTATTTACCTGCTCAAGTGTGGTGAAAGTATTACACAGCCCAAGCGAAGATTTTGATGCGTTTTTTCATAATCTAGGGGTTTTACCAGAGCCCATGTTTGATACGCAATTGGCGGCATCAATGGCCAGTTTAGGTGGCATTATGGGTTATCAAAAACTGGTTAAAATTTTGTTGGATGTGGATTTAGAAAAAGGCGAAACCCGCAGTGATTGGCTACAGCGCCCGTTAAGTGACAATCAGTTGCACTATGCTGCGGATGATGTCGAATACTTATTGCCTATGGTGGATAAACTGGAAGCGCGCTTAACAGAACAAGGGCGTTTAGATTGGTTAGTAGCAGATTGCGAACAAGTGCTGCAAGATTGGCGCGAGGCTCAAGCGAGTGGGTATTCCTATGAGCGAGTGAAAAAAGCCTGGATGCTCAAAGGTCATCAACTCAATGTGCTGAGTCAATTGGTTGATTGGCGTGAAGCACGCTGTAAAGAAGTGAATATTCCCCGAGGCCACTTGATCAATGATGCATTGCTGATGGAATTGGCCATGCGCTTGCCTCAAGCGGTAAAACAACTATCTTCTATAAAAGGCATACGCCAAGCGACTGTGCGCAAAGAAGGGGAGCAGATCATTGATTTGATTCAAAGCTGTAAAGAAACACCGCAAGATCAATGGCCAGCTCGTATGGATAGACCGCTTTCCCAAAGCGCTGGAGAGTGGTTTAAAAAGATGCGCCGCCAAGTGGATAAAATTGCAGAGCAATTAGATGTGCCACCAGAATTATTAGCCCGAAAAAAACCATTGGAAGCCATGTTACGAGAAGGGTATCCAAGGGGGCCGTTTCAGATTCCAAAAACACTGCAAGGATGGCGTGAAGAAGTAGTGGGTCAACCAGTACTAAATGTATTAAACCAATTATCAAAGCAGTCCTAA
- a CDS encoding DUF6164 family protein encodes MGALLLRLKNVPEDEYQEVCDLLDAHDLAYYETNAGFWGVGMAAIWLYDVDQLAKAQDLLNEYMQNRQMKMQADYEKALSNGEVRTLRSTFSQQPVTFVLYLLAIVGILALSVLPFLGLN; translated from the coding sequence ATGGGCGCTTTATTATTACGACTTAAAAATGTACCTGAAGATGAATATCAAGAGGTATGTGATTTACTAGACGCCCATGACTTGGCCTATTATGAAACCAATGCCGGTTTTTGGGGGGTTGGCATGGCCGCTATCTGGCTATATGACGTTGATCAGTTAGCAAAGGCCCAAGATTTATTAAATGAATATATGCAAAATCGGCAAATGAAAATGCAGGCCGACTACGAAAAAGCCCTAAGTAACGGTGAAGTTCGCACGCTGCGCTCTACGTTTTCACAACAACCTGTTACCTTTGTTTTATATCTGTTAGCCATAGTGGGTATTTTAGCCCTCAGCGTATTACCTTTTTTAGGCCTTAACTAA
- a CDS encoding MarR family transcriptional regulator, whose translation MTNTHKLDGIDAIVAQWQAEKPLLDLSAMAIIGRLKKCHALMQPQLDKVFERHNLGFWEFDVLATLLRSGKPYCLAPTQLFSTLMVTSGTMTHRMTQLEKRGLIERIPNEHDARSKLVKLSETGFDIINKAVDEHVANELEILSSLNNQQQMQLDQSLKQLLLLLESINS comes from the coding sequence ATGACAAATACGCATAAACTTGATGGTATTGATGCAATTGTGGCCCAGTGGCAGGCTGAAAAACCCCTGCTAGACCTTTCTGCCATGGCCATCATTGGACGCCTTAAAAAATGCCACGCATTGATGCAGCCCCAATTAGACAAGGTATTTGAACGCCATAATTTGGGCTTTTGGGAATTTGATGTTTTGGCAACGCTACTGCGCTCTGGTAAACCTTATTGCTTGGCCCCTACTCAGTTATTTTCAACGCTAATGGTGACATCAGGCACCATGACTCACAGAATGACACAACTAGAAAAAAGAGGATTAATCGAAAGGATTCCAAACGAACATGATGCTCGCAGTAAATTAGTGAAACTGTCCGAAACTGGGTTTGATATCATTAATAAAGCGGTAGACGAACATGTTGCCAATGAGTTGGAAATTTTATCGTCCTTAAACAACCAGCAACAAATGCAACTTGACCAAAGCCTGAAACAATTACTACTGCTGCTTGAGAGTATTAATTCTTAG
- a CDS encoding response regulator, whose translation MRILLIEDDLQLASGLKQSLNAEQYTIDHFDQVKVALNAVNQEHYDLVILDLGLPDADGFTFLQGYRKNHTSPVLILTARDNIDDKIKGLDLGADDYLTKPFDVSELQARIRALLRRSAGRANNLILYQNLILNQQSRSVLLDDAPVTLSRREYNLLEVLLENEGRVMSRVSLEQTLYSWDDEIESNALEVHIHNLRKKLFSALIKTVRGVGYMVPKNE comes from the coding sequence ATGCGGATACTATTAATTGAAGATGATTTACAGTTAGCATCTGGTTTAAAGCAAAGTTTAAACGCTGAGCAATATACTATTGATCACTTTGATCAGGTTAAAGTGGCTTTAAATGCAGTGAATCAAGAGCACTATGATTTGGTGATTCTTGATTTGGGTTTGCCAGATGCAGATGGTTTTACCTTTTTGCAAGGTTATCGAAAAAATCATACCTCCCCAGTATTAATTTTAACCGCTAGAGATAATATTGATGACAAAATCAAAGGTTTAGATTTAGGTGCGGATGACTACCTAACTAAACCATTTGATGTCAGTGAGCTACAAGCGCGTATTCGGGCCTTATTAAGGCGAAGTGCAGGGCGTGCAAACAATCTTATATTGTATCAGAACCTGATATTGAACCAGCAATCTCGAAGTGTATTACTCGATGATGCTCCCGTTACGTTATCTCGTAGAGAGTATAACCTGTTAGAAGTACTGCTTGAAAATGAGGGTAGGGTCATGTCCCGTGTTTCATTGGAGCAAACACTGTATAGCTGGGATGATGAAATTGAAAGTAACGCACTTGAAGTACATATTCATAACCTCAGAAAAAAGTTATTTTCGGCTTTGATTAAAACCGTAAGAGGTGTTGGTTATATGGTGCCGAAAAATGAATAA
- a CDS encoding DUF4266 domain-containing protein, whose product MKFITSALLLSVLALSGCSSLGVKPWERDILAREDMALDNAPMDSGFDDHIYFSKEASSGGKSFGGGGCGCN is encoded by the coding sequence ATGAAATTCATTACCTCAGCATTACTATTAAGTGTGTTGGCCTTATCAGGGTGCAGCTCATTAGGGGTGAAACCTTGGGAGAGAGATATCCTCGCGCGAGAGGATATGGCACTCGATAATGCGCCAATGGACAGCGGCTTTGATGATCACATCTATTTTAGTAAAGAAGCCAGTAGTGGTGGTAAGAGTTTTGGTGGTGGCGGTTGTGGTTGTAATTAA
- a CDS encoding DUF3570 domain-containing protein → MNSKTKSKLNNKSIRQSLTTAAGCLLGATANAQSADDWQTDVALLIYNETDRVSAFEPAVSFKKTFEDDSVLGFKFVYDALTGASHNGAAASDQVQTFTAPSGKGEYEIGSGEVPLDDTFRDSRGNLSINYEQPIGRFNKMLYGANVSAEHDFTSIGASATYLQDINQRNTTLSAGFSFEYDQITPEGGIPVALSEMRANSLTQIRGAKDDTRTLSEVMFGVTQVIDRYTLMQFNYGFAQSSGYHSDPYKVVSVLDANGDLIMSNGLNGTYIYENRPDSRTKQSLYAKVKRYMGGDVADISYRFMWDDWDVTSHTIDTHYRFNLNSSWYIEPHVRYYQQSEADFYRYSLTNTQATPEFVTGDYRLANMTATTIGAKLGFMAGGYANSVRLEMYQQSGDESPADLDALILQYNIRF, encoded by the coding sequence ATGAATTCAAAAACGAAATCTAAGTTAAACAATAAAAGCATACGACAATCCCTAACAACCGCAGCGGGCTGTTTATTGGGGGCGACTGCAAACGCTCAGTCAGCGGATGATTGGCAGACCGATGTGGCACTATTGATTTATAACGAAACGGATCGTGTAAGTGCATTTGAACCAGCGGTTTCATTCAAAAAGACGTTTGAAGATGACAGCGTGTTAGGGTTTAAGTTTGTATATGATGCTTTAACCGGTGCATCTCATAATGGTGCCGCGGCTAGTGATCAAGTACAAACCTTCACCGCACCCAGCGGTAAAGGTGAGTATGAAATTGGTTCAGGCGAGGTACCGTTAGATGACACCTTTAGGGATTCAAGGGGTAACTTAAGCATTAACTATGAACAGCCCATTGGCCGATTTAATAAAATGCTTTACGGCGCAAATGTTTCAGCTGAGCATGACTTTACCTCAATCGGGGCCAGTGCAACGTATTTGCAAGATATTAATCAGCGAAATACAACGTTAAGTGCGGGCTTTAGTTTTGAATATGACCAAATTACACCAGAAGGTGGCATACCTGTTGCGCTCAGCGAAATGCGCGCGAATAGTTTGACACAAATTCGTGGCGCTAAGGATGATACGCGCACATTAAGTGAAGTAATGTTTGGCGTGACACAAGTAATAGATCGTTACACATTAATGCAATTTAATTATGGTTTTGCTCAAAGCAGTGGTTACCACTCAGATCCGTATAAAGTTGTTTCTGTACTGGATGCTAACGGCGACTTAATTATGAGTAACGGTTTGAACGGCACATACATATATGAGAATCGCCCTGATAGTCGAACTAAGCAAAGCTTGTATGCAAAAGTGAAACGCTACATGGGTGGTGATGTGGCCGATATTTCCTATCGCTTCATGTGGGATGATTGGGATGTGACATCTCATACCATTGATACCCATTATCGATTCAACCTTAATTCAAGTTGGTATATTGAACCCCATGTTCGTTACTATCAGCAAAGTGAAGCGGATTTTTATCGCTACAGTTTGACCAATACGCAAGCCACTCCTGAGTTTGTGACAGGGGATTATCGCTTAGCTAATATGACGGCAACGACTATAGGTGCAAAGCTTGGTTTCATGGCGGGTGGTTATGCTAATAGCGTGCGTTTGGAAATGTATCAGCAGTCTGGTGATGAAAGCCCTGCTGATTTAGATGCACTCATATTGCAATATAACATTAGATTTTAA
- a CDS encoding TlpA disulfide reductase family protein, protein MKSMTNPLNKLLLIAILFMSMPSHAEQWINKFDLSQYKNKVVYLDFWASWCGPCRKSFPWLNEIEEKYKKQGLVVIGVNLDTEIDQAKQFLKDVPANFRVFSDPDGKLAEKYKLVGMPSSFVIDGKGKVRHRHVGFKKSNSDEYEKSIVSLLKELKK, encoded by the coding sequence ATGAAAAGCATGACCAACCCACTTAATAAACTACTGCTAATTGCAATTCTATTTATGAGTATGCCTAGTCATGCTGAACAATGGATTAATAAATTTGATTTATCCCAGTACAAAAACAAAGTGGTGTATTTAGATTTCTGGGCATCATGGTGCGGGCCTTGTCGTAAATCGTTCCCTTGGTTAAATGAAATCGAAGAGAAATATAAAAAACAGGGCTTGGTTGTTATAGGCGTTAACCTTGATACAGAGATTGATCAAGCAAAACAGTTTTTAAAAGATGTGCCTGCAAACTTCAGAGTATTTTCTGACCCTGACGGTAAGTTAGCTGAGAAATATAAATTGGTGGGCATGCCAAGTTCATTTGTGATTGATGGTAAAGGTAAGGTTCGCCATCGTCATGTGGGCTTTAAAAAAAGCAATAGCGATGAATATGAAAAAAGCATCGTTTCACTCTTAAAAGAGTTAAAAAAATAG
- a CDS encoding ATP-binding protein: MNKRIKRYLSLSINRMLMVGVLSFTIIYISAVYILSQKQSVHEIEELFDAQLAHSSFILMNLLSESISTVDQKSEYLPIVYHGFDEFSLPSKNALLYQKKVAYQIFSQNDQLLVISGSAPSIRLAGKKLGYSNTDINGETWRVFSLYDEDWDFWLHVAESATIRDELAHEIAKQTLWPALALLPIVLVLLTLIIRISLKPLKQLTANIKKRDPKNLSPIELEHTPKEMKPVVESLNNLFGRLSDAISREQRLTADAAHELRTPLSVVMLHAQNAMAALSDEERDSALKELEFGVKRVSRLLEQLLTLSKVSPEIIPKEPILFYPLCQEVMAQMAASMIEKDQELELICAEENRDLHIQGSAFLIEILIRNLLDNAKEYAPQNGLIQIHINKQDQSLILYVEDNGPGVNEANIQRLTDRFYREHQNKGKGAGLGLSLVRSIVEFHGGEIEFNTSLLGGLGISVKLPLA, from the coding sequence ATGAATAAGCGGATTAAACGCTACCTTAGTTTATCGATTAATCGAATGTTAATGGTTGGGGTTTTATCCTTTACGATCATCTACATTAGTGCGGTTTATATCTTAAGCCAGAAACAATCTGTACATGAAATTGAAGAATTATTTGATGCTCAACTGGCTCATAGCTCATTTATATTAATGAACTTACTGAGTGAAAGTATTTCTACAGTTGATCAGAAAAGTGAATATTTGCCGATTGTGTATCATGGCTTTGATGAGTTTTCTTTACCTTCAAAAAATGCTCTGCTTTATCAAAAAAAAGTCGCGTATCAAATATTTAGCCAGAATGATCAATTACTTGTGATATCAGGTAGTGCACCGTCGATCAGGCTTGCTGGAAAAAAACTGGGTTACTCTAATACCGATATTAATGGCGAGACGTGGCGAGTATTTAGTTTGTATGATGAAGATTGGGACTTTTGGTTACATGTGGCTGAAAGTGCCACCATTCGCGATGAATTAGCACATGAGATAGCAAAACAAACATTATGGCCCGCCCTAGCTCTATTACCGATTGTACTTGTGTTGCTGACATTGATTATTCGTATTTCACTTAAACCGTTAAAACAATTGACGGCAAACATCAAAAAACGAGACCCAAAAAATTTATCACCTATCGAGTTAGAACACACACCTAAAGAAATGAAACCAGTGGTTGAGTCATTAAATAACTTGTTTGGTCGATTAAGTGATGCAATAAGCCGAGAACAGCGCTTAACAGCGGATGCTGCCCATGAATTAAGAACCCCGTTATCTGTGGTTATGCTGCATGCGCAAAACGCAATGGCTGCTTTAAGTGATGAAGAGCGCGATAGTGCATTAAAAGAGCTTGAGTTTGGTGTTAAACGTGTCTCTCGATTATTAGAGCAGTTATTAACCTTATCAAAGGTCTCTCCTGAAATTATTCCAAAAGAACCTATATTGTTTTATCCATTATGTCAGGAAGTCATGGCACAAATGGCGGCCTCTATGATCGAAAAAGATCAAGAATTAGAATTGATTTGTGCTGAAGAGAATAGAGATTTACACATTCAAGGTAGCGCATTTTTAATCGAAATATTAATTAGAAACTTATTGGATAACGCAAAAGAATACGCTCCCCAAAATGGTTTGATACAAATACATATTAATAAGCAGGATCAGTCTTTAATACTATATGTTGAAGATAATGGCCCCGGTGTTAATGAGGCGAATATTCAACGTTTAACGGATCGATTCTATCGTGAACATCAAAACAAAGGGAAAGGTGCCGGATTAGGATTATCCTTAGTGCGCAGCATTGTTGAGTTTCATGGGGGTGAAATAGAATTTAATACATCCTTACTTGGAGGTTTGGGGATTTCAGTGAAGCTGCCTTTAGCATGA
- the dsbD gene encoding protein-disulfide reductase DsbD → MNQALKIVSLWLSLVLISALSHAEETEFLPVDQAFSYETSFSGDELKIHFEIADHYYLYLSRLSLKQDGQSITFKTEQTPVEKDDEYFGLVNIFKHKLTIYAQTISSANVTLSFQGCAEAGLCYPPQKRDISLIDTPPPPKTDVNSVDAQDISSITALLQSGSLAWQMLIFFALGVGLAFTPCVFPMIPILSSIIVGQGNISTRRAFIMSLTYVIAMAFAYAAAGVVVGYFGAKANIQLYLQSPWVLGSFAGVFVLLSLSMFGFYELQLPRAIQDKLNSINQNQQGGQLLSVAIMGVLSALVVSPCVSAPLAGTLVYISTTGDALLGGCALLALGLGMGFPLLLIGTGGSRFLPKAGVWMNAVKSVFGVALLGVAIWLLERILPAAITMMLWATLLISSGVFLGAFEQGTQSWARLFKGFGLILCFYGALLILGGASGQTNPLQPIGSTQKLYGQTSDSQPAQSQHQANIITSSKEFELALQRAADNQQVVVLDFYADWCIACKIMDNEIFSQIDTQEQMKNVAFIQLDMTNNTDDQLSLLNSFGLFGPPAVLFFKQTQELKALRIVGEVDKTTFLTHLKKAKSES, encoded by the coding sequence ATGAATCAAGCATTAAAAATAGTAAGTCTATGGCTTAGCTTAGTCTTAATCAGTGCTCTAAGTCACGCTGAAGAAACTGAATTTTTACCAGTAGATCAAGCATTTAGCTATGAAACGTCGTTTTCAGGTGATGAGCTTAAAATACACTTTGAAATTGCGGATCATTATTATTTGTATTTATCCAGGCTAAGCTTAAAACAAGACGGACAGTCTATTACTTTTAAAACCGAACAAACACCGGTTGAAAAAGATGATGAGTATTTCGGGCTTGTTAACATCTTTAAGCACAAACTCACTATTTATGCGCAAACCATTTCCAGCGCAAACGTCACCTTAAGCTTTCAAGGATGTGCAGAAGCTGGGCTGTGTTACCCGCCACAAAAACGCGACATTTCTTTAATCGATACTCCACCCCCCCCTAAAACGGACGTCAATTCCGTAGATGCACAAGACATATCATCCATTACGGCACTTTTACAATCCGGTAGCCTTGCTTGGCAGATGCTTATCTTCTTTGCGCTTGGTGTCGGGCTTGCCTTTACACCGTGTGTCTTCCCCATGATCCCTATCCTGTCTAGCATCATTGTAGGCCAAGGCAACATCAGTACTCGCCGTGCTTTTATCATGTCACTCACCTATGTGATTGCCATGGCTTTTGCCTATGCAGCTGCCGGGGTGGTGGTTGGTTATTTTGGTGCTAAAGCAAATATCCAACTTTATTTACAGAGCCCTTGGGTTTTAGGCTCATTTGCAGGTGTGTTCGTATTGCTATCGCTTTCCATGTTTGGCTTTTATGAGCTTCAGTTGCCAAGAGCCATTCAAGATAAGCTCAACTCTATCAACCAAAACCAACAGGGTGGGCAGCTGCTTAGTGTCGCCATTATGGGCGTATTATCTGCTCTGGTAGTCAGCCCTTGTGTAAGCGCGCCCCTTGCGGGCACTCTGGTTTATATTTCCACCACAGGAGATGCGTTACTAGGTGGCTGCGCATTACTGGCACTGGGTCTTGGAATGGGGTTCCCGTTATTATTAATTGGTACAGGTGGTAGTCGCTTTTTACCCAAAGCGGGTGTTTGGATGAATGCCGTTAAAAGTGTATTTGGAGTGGCATTGTTGGGGGTTGCCATCTGGCTACTGGAACGTATCTTACCGGCTGCGATTACCATGATGCTTTGGGCCACACTGTTAATCAGCAGTGGAGTTTTTCTTGGTGCTTTTGAGCAAGGCACACAAAGCTGGGCACGTTTATTTAAAGGGTTTGGCTTGATACTTTGTTTTTATGGGGCGCTATTAATTTTAGGTGGCGCATCTGGTCAAACTAATCCTCTGCAACCAATTGGATCAACTCAAAAACTCTATGGCCAAACGAGTGATTCGCAGCCTGCTCAATCTCAGCACCAAGCAAACATAATAACCAGCAGCAAAGAATTTGAATTGGCCCTGCAAAGGGCCGCTGACAACCAGCAGGTGGTGGTTTTAGATTTTTATGCAGATTGGTGTATTGCATGCAAAATCATGGATAACGAAATCTTCAGCCAAATCGATACACAAGAGCAAATGAAAAATGTGGCTTTTATACAACTAGACATGACAAACAATACAGATGATCAGTTATCACTTTTAAATAGTTTTGGTTTATTTGGGCCGCCAGCGGTTTTGTTTTTCAAACAAACACAAGAGCTAAAGGCTTTAAGAATTGTAGGTGAAGTGGATAAAACAACATTTTTAACACACCTGAAAAAAGCGAAAAGTGAAAGCTAG
- the recR gene encoding recombination mediator RecR: protein MASLSPLINELVQALTILPGVGPKSAQRLALYLLEKDKAGAASLVATLSEALDKVGHCQQCRNLTETEFCPVCDDAKRNDDQLCVVETPAEVLAIEQTGFKGRYFVLFGRLSPIEGIGPDALGLDKLKSWVLEKNVQEIILATNPTVEGEATAQYIQQMFAGKNVDVSRIAHGVPLGGELEYVDGGTLAHALAGRKSVY, encoded by the coding sequence ATGGCATCTCTTAGCCCACTGATAAACGAGTTAGTTCAAGCGCTTACGATTTTACCCGGAGTTGGGCCTAAATCTGCCCAGCGCTTGGCTTTGTATTTACTTGAAAAAGACAAAGCCGGTGCGGCCAGTTTAGTGGCCACATTAAGCGAAGCCCTTGATAAAGTGGGCCATTGCCAGCAATGCCGTAACCTGACCGAAACCGAGTTTTGCCCAGTTTGTGATGATGCCAAGCGCAATGACGATCAGTTGTGTGTGGTAGAAACACCCGCTGAAGTATTGGCCATTGAACAAACTGGTTTTAAAGGGCGTTATTTTGTTTTGTTTGGGCGCTTAAGCCCCATCGAAGGCATTGGTCCGGATGCACTTGGTTTAGATAAATTAAAAAGCTGGGTGCTTGAAAAAAACGTACAAGAAATTATTTTAGCCACCAACCCCACGGTTGAAGGTGAAGCCACTGCACAATATATCCAGCAAATGTTTGCTGGTAAAAATGTTGACGTGAGTCGTATAGCTCACGGGGTGCCACTAGGTGGTGAGTTAGAGTATGTCGACGGCGGTACGCTGGCACATGCTTTGGCCGGTCGTAAAAGCGTTTATTAA
- a CDS encoding YcgL domain-containing protein, whose protein sequence is MKKKLLTVWSSPKKEEMYLYTDRLEGLKRVPEELLKMFGAPKEVMGLPLSEDKQLGRADAKKVLSEILTKGYYLQMPPVRDDYMLDLYKDTSAKYTDIL, encoded by the coding sequence ATGAAAAAGAAATTATTAACGGTATGGTCCAGCCCTAAAAAAGAAGAAATGTATCTTTATACAGATCGTCTTGAAGGCTTAAAACGTGTACCAGAAGAGCTATTAAAAATGTTTGGTGCACCTAAAGAAGTAATGGGTCTACCACTAAGTGAAGATAAGCAACTTGGTCGTGCTGATGCAAAAAAAGTATTAAGTGAAATCCTTACAAAAGGGTATTACTTACAAATGCCACCAGTACGTGATGATTATATGCTAGATCTTTATAAAGATACTTCTGCCAAATACACCGATATACTTTAG